The segment GTGGCCATTATCGTAACGGACAATGGACATGTTGAAAATAGAGTATTACCGTTACCATCAGGATTCAGTCCTTCAGAAATAGAGAAAATGGTGAACATTTTAAATGATCGCCTTGTTGGTGTGCCGCTTCAAGATTTTCATCTTAAATTAGAAACGGAAGCATTGTCGATTTTAAAACAGCATGTCAATGCAGCAGAATCAATCATTCAGTCTTTAGTATCCATTTCTGCTGATCAGTCTGAAGGGAAAGTGTATTATGGTGGTAAGTCCAATATGTTAAATCAACCGGAGTTCCACGATTTAAATAAGGTCCGGATGTTGATGGATTTAATTGATAAGAAAAGCCAAGTGCATACCTTATTTAATCAACAACAATCGGGTATTCAAATTCGAATTGGCTCGGAAAACAATCATTTGGCGATGGAAAATTGTAGTGTCATTACCGCATCGTTTTTATTGGATGAAGAGCAGCAAGGGGCTATTGCGATTATAGGTCCGACGCGCATGGATTATAAGCGTGTCGTTACTTTGCTGGAAGTAATGCGCAACGGTTTATCGCAAGCCTTTATGAAAGGCACACATGATAAGCTTTGAGGAGGATTATAAGTGACGGAAACAACTAAGACGAACGAAGAACTTGAACAAACAACAAATGAGGAAGCAGCACCAGAATCAGTAGAAACTGAAGAGGTTGTTGTGGATGAAAAAGAAGCAAAAATCGGGGAGTTAGCAGCAAAATTAGCGGATGAGGAAGCGCGTTACATTCGCTTACGTGCAGATTATGATAACTTACTACGTCGCGGTCGATTAGATCGAGAAGCAGCTGAAAAATATCGTGCACAGTCGATTTTAACAGAGCTTTTACCTGTATTAGATAATTTAGATCGTGCGCTTCAAGTAGAAGTAACGACTGAAGAAGCAACGGCTCTTTATAAAGGTGTAGAAATGGTATATCAGCAACTTTTAGCAGCGACACAAAATGAAGGCTTACAAGTTATTGCAGCAGAAGGGGAGCAATTCGATCCGAACGTGCACCAAGCAGTTATGCAAGAGCAAGATAGCGAAAAAGAAGCAGGCATTATTTTACGTGAATTGCAAAAAGGATATAGCTTAAAAGATCGCGTATTACGCCCATCAATGGTATCTGTAAACGAGTAAAGTACGAATAGACTTGCCATGCTTCGTCTAAAGCATGGCACCCTAGCAAAATTATTATCATGATTAAACACAATTTAATGTGTTTCAATATTAGGAGGAAGAATGAAATATGAGCAAAATTATCGGTATTGACTTAGGAACAACAAACTCATGTGTATCAGTT is part of the Solibacillus sp. FSL K6-1523 genome and harbors:
- the hrcA gene encoding heat-inducible transcriptional repressor HrcA, which produces MLTNRQLQILRVIVDDFVMSAQPVGSRQIAKKEGITYSAATIRNEMADLEELGFLEKTHTSSGRVPSEQGYRFYVDHLLKPQVISGNDVEQIHSLFEKQMFEAEKVIRESANILSELTTYTTILLGPDVKKHRVKKVQIVPLTEQTAVAIIVTDNGHVENRVLPLPSGFSPSEIEKMVNILNDRLVGVPLQDFHLKLETEALSILKQHVNAAESIIQSLVSISADQSEGKVYYGGKSNMLNQPEFHDLNKVRMLMDLIDKKSQVHTLFNQQQSGIQIRIGSENNHLAMENCSVITASFLLDEEQQGAIAIIGPTRMDYKRVVTLLEVMRNGLSQAFMKGTHDKL
- the grpE gene encoding nucleotide exchange factor GrpE — translated: MTETTKTNEELEQTTNEEAAPESVETEEVVVDEKEAKIGELAAKLADEEARYIRLRADYDNLLRRGRLDREAAEKYRAQSILTELLPVLDNLDRALQVEVTTEEATALYKGVEMVYQQLLAATQNEGLQVIAAEGEQFDPNVHQAVMQEQDSEKEAGIILRELQKGYSLKDRVLRPSMVSVNE